Proteins encoded in a region of the Vicia villosa cultivar HV-30 ecotype Madison, WI linkage group LG5, Vvil1.0, whole genome shotgun sequence genome:
- the LOC131602331 gene encoding ADP,ATP carrier protein 1, mitochondrial-like — protein sequence MADGPQYPSVAQKLGGHSYLVSRLSSNSGYRNYSTSGAFTDGGVHASGLAIASPLSSFTVPSPAEKGPSAFLVDFLMGGVSAAVSKTAAAPIERVKLLIQNQDEMLKSGRLSEPYKGIGDCFARTMKDEGVIALWRGNTANVIRYFPTQALNFAFKDYFKRLFNFKKDRDGYWKWFAGNLASGGAAGASSLLFVYSLDYARTRLANDAKAAKKGGERQFNGMVDVYRKTLKSDGIAGLYRGFNISCVGIIVYRGLYFGMYDSLKPVVLVGDMQDSFFASFLLGWAITIGAGLASYPIDTVRRRMMMTSGEAVKYRSSLHAFQTIVAKEGTKSLFKGAGANILRAVAGAGVLAGYDKLQLVLFGKKYGSGGG from the exons ATGGCGGATGGACCGCAATATCCATCAGTTGCTCAGAAGTTAGGTGGACATTCTTATTTGGTGTCCAGGCTAAGCTCCAACTCTGGTTACAGGAATTACTCTACATCTGGTGCTTTTACTGATGGAGGAGTGCATGCTTCTGGTTTGGCGATTGCGTCACCTCTATCTTCGTTTACTGTGCCTTCTCCAGCGGAGAAAGGGCCGTCTGCGTTTTTGGTTGATTTTCTGATGGGAGGAGTGTCTGCTGCTGTGTCAAAGACAGCTGCTGCTCCTATTGAACGTGTTAAATTGCTCATCCAAAATCAGGATGAAATGCTCAAGAGTGGCAGGTTGTCTGAGCCATATAAGGGAATTGGTGATTGTTTTGCTCGAACCATGAAGGATGAGGGTGTGATTGCTCTGTGGAGAGGAAATACTGCTAATGTCATCAGATACTTCCCTACTCAG GCTCTGAACTTTGCTTTTAAGGATTACTTCAAGAggcttttcaattttaaaaaagacAGAGATGGCTACTGGAAGTGGTTTGCTGGGAATTTAGCATCTGGTGGGGCTGCTGGGGCTTCCTCACTCTTATTTGTGTATTCTTTGGATTATGCCCGTACTCGTTTGGCAAATGACGCTAAGGCTGCTAAGAAGGGTGGTGAGAGGCAATTCAATGGAATGGTTGATGTTTACAGGAAAACTCTAAAGTCTGATGGCATTGCCGGCCTTTATCGTGGATTCAACATCTCGTGTGTTGGAATTATTGTGTATCGTGGTCTTTACTTTGGAATGTACGATTCTCTGAAACCAGTTGTTTTGGTTGGTGATATGCAG GATAGTTTCTTTGCTAGTTTCCTTTTGGGATGGGCCATCACAATTGGTGCTGGTCTGGCTTCGTATCCCATTGACACCGTGCGTAGAAGGATGATGATGACCTCTGGAGAAGCTGTGAAGTATAGGAGCTCTTTGCATGCATTCCAAACCATTGTTGCAAAAGAGGGTActaaatctcttttcaaaggtgCTGGTGCAAACATATTACGTGCTGTTGCAGGTGCTGGTGTGCTTGCTGGTTATGACAAGCTGCAGCTGGTTTTGTTTGGAAAGAAATATGGTTCTGGCGGCGGCTAA
- the LOC131607214 gene encoding mitotic checkpoint serine/threonine-protein kinase BUB1-like, with the protein MATLWNTTAFRTAVNDPILPFLRSIKIALEDSKCSTQNLCKLLKDCIDKFKDNHRYQNDSRFLKIWFLYMDASADFDSVFKGMLNSNICANDASLYVYSACFFEAKGRLCDAETIYKLGISKNAEPIKWLEKAHTLFLSRISEICNAASSQKVDCIESTTLENIGINPWETSTMNDLLKKINPLMKKFDGYRSSTKSYTGKVILSTLKNASRNKVIELGGMKYHIKGCAGQGGFAQVYKANVNNDSDDVVALKVQKPAFAWEFYMYRQLDQRISGRERSSYGFAHRVHLFSDYSILVCNYLAHGTLQDVINSYVVVGKSMEEVLCIYYTTEMLHMIENLHDVGLIHGDFKPDNLLVRYASGNLTEDGFLDRTGSWQDQGLCLVDWGRGIDLRLFPDHTIFKADCRTSGFRCIEMQENKPWKFQVDAYGLCGVVHVMLHNSYMQIVKKESSDGGSAYHPRLPFKRYWNVELWKNFFSKMLNNYPCHDDKRLLQELKKSFEDYMKSDPQRIRKLKELLAKQRVSLCSA; encoded by the exons ATGGCCACTCTCTGGAACACCACCGCCTTCAGAACCGCCGTTAACGATCCCATCTTGCCCTTTCTCCG GTCAATCAAAATAGCCCTAGAAGATTCCAAATGTTCCACTCAGAATCTCTGCAAGTTACTCAAAGATTGCATTGATAAATTCAAGGACAATCACCGCTACCAAAACGATTCCAGATTTCTCAAAATCTGGTTTCTATAT ATGGATGCTAGTGCTGATTTTGATAGTGTTTTCAAAGGAATGCTCAACAGTAATATATGTGCCAATGATGCTTCACTTTATGTGTATTCTGCATGTTTTTTTGAAGCAAAGGGTAGATTGTGCGATGCCGAAACAATCTATAAGCTCGGGATTTCCAA AAATGCAGAGCCAATTAAGTGGTTGGAGAAGGCACATACCTTATTTCTCAGTAGAATTTCTGAAATATGTAATGCTGCTTCAAGCCAGAAG GTTGATTGTATAGAATCTACTACGTTGGAAAACATTGGTATTAATCCATGGGAAACCTCTACTATGAATGACCTTTTGAAGAAGATAAATCCTTTAATGAAGAAATTTGAT GGGTACCGATCGAGCACTAAATCTTATACAGGAAAAGTGATCTTATCCACTTTGAAGAATGCATCGAGGAATAAAGTTATAGAGCTAG GTGGAATGAAGTACCACATCAAGGGCTGTGCCGGACAGGGTGGTTTTGCTCAAGTATACAAGGCAAATGTCAACAACGATTCTGATGATGTGGTGGCACTAAAG GTACAAAAGCCAGCTTTCGCTTGGGAATTTTACATGTACCGTCAGCTAGATCAGCGTATCTCTGGCAGAGAA AGGTCAAGCTATGGTTTTGCTCATAGAGTTCATCTTTTCTCTGACTATAGCATACTCGTCTGTAATTATTTAGCTCACGGGACCCTACAG GACGTGATCAACTCATATGTGGTAGTAGGAAAATCCATGGAAGAAGTATTGTGCATTTATTACACAACAGAAATGTTGCACATGATTGAAAATTTACATGATGTTGGCTTGATTCATGGTGATTTCAAGCCTGATAATCTGCTCGTTCGCTATGCTAG TGGTAACCTCACAGAAGATGGGTTCTTAGACCGAACCGGTTCTTGGCAAGACCAG GGTCTTTGCCTTGTTGACTGGGGAAGAGGGATTGATCTTCGTCTCTTTCCAGATCACACAATATTTAAGGCAGATTGTAGAACTTCTGGTTTTCGATGCATTGAGATGCAGGAGAATAAGCCATGGAAATTTCAG GTAGATGCCTATGGCCTTTGTGGTGTTGTCCATGTGATGCTGCATAATTCCTATATGCAAATTGTTAAAAAAGAATCATCTGATGGGGGCTCTGCGTATCATCCCAGACTACCCTTTAAACG TTACTGGAACGTCGAGCTCTGGAAGAATTTCTTCTCGAAGATGCTAAATAACTACCCCTGCCATGATGATAAGAGGTTGCTACAGGAACTGAAGAAGTCCTTCGAGGACTATATGAAGTCGGATCCTCAACGTATAAGGAAACTCAAGGAGTTACTAGCGAAGCAAAGGGTTTCTCTATGTTCTGCTTAG